In Glandiceps talaboti chromosome 4, keGlaTala1.1, whole genome shotgun sequence, a single window of DNA contains:
- the LOC144433962 gene encoding histone H3.3 type 2-like, which translates to MARTKQTARKSTGGKAPRKQLATKAARKNAPATGGVKKPHRYRPGTVALREIRRYQKSTELLIRKLPFQRLVREIAQDFKTDLRFQSAAIGALQEASEAYLVGLFEDCNLCAIHAKRVTIMPKDMQLARRIRGERA; encoded by the coding sequence ATGGCTCGTACCAAGCAAACCGCTCGCAAATCTACTGGTGGAAAGGCACCACGTAAGCAGTTGGCTACTAAAGCAGCTCGTAAAAATGCCCCAGCCACCGGAGGTGTGAAGAAACCACATCGTTACAGACCAGGAACAGTCGCTCTCCGTGAGATCCGTCGTTACCAGAAGAGCACTGAACTCCTCATCCGTAAACTCCCATTCCAGCGTCTTGTCCGTGAAATCGCTCAGGACTTCAAGACCGATCTCCGGTTCCAGTCGGCAGCTATTGGTGCTTTACAAGAGGCAAGCGAGGCATACTTGGTGGGACTTTTTGAAGACTGTAACCTGTGTGCCATCCATGCTAAGCGTGTCACCATCATGCCCAAAGACATGCAACTGGCTCGTCGTATACGTGGCGAGCGTGCATAG